TTTTTTAGATATTGCAATGACATGGCTCACCTATTTGGAATATAAAAATATCAAATATATTAAAGAATAAGTACCGGAAAGGCACTTATTTTTTTATTATTTACAAATTGCATGGGCATGAGATTGCATGTCCTGTCATAGATATTATTAAGACCACAAAAGGAGAGAGCATGATGGGATTTACAAAACAATTTTTAGCTATTGCAGCAACTTCTCTTATATCTGCAATGGTGCTTCCGGCGCTGATTGTAGGCTTATCACCGTCAACAGCAGCTGAAACAATGGCTCCAACTGTTCAAGAGGTAAAGAAGACAGACAGCGAAAATAACTCACAGAATACCCCAAAAACAGATGCGCAAGACACACAAAAGGCCAATACTCAAACAACTCAAGATAAAACAAATAATAATGCCTCAACTGCTCCTTCAACAAAAATAACAGTGTATTTTCATGAGACCGGCGAGGTCAAAACAGTAGATCTCGAAGAATATTTAGTTGGAGTGTTAGCAGCTGAGGTTCCCCCTACATTTGAAATGGAAGCCCTTAAAGCTCAAGCGGTTGCAGCTAGAACATACATTTTGTACAAAAAAAATTTTGGCGGAGATGCCGTGAAGGCAGCACATAAAGGAGCTGATGTATGCGATGACTATAAACATTGCAAAGCATATATTAGTGTGGATAAGGCACGTGAAAAATGGGGGGATCACGCAGAAGAATATTTAAAACGTATCGGTACAGCTGTCAGTGATACAAGAGGAATGGTTGCTGTTTATCAAAATAAAATCATAAATGCGGTATTTCATGCTGCGTCATCCGGGCGAACAGAAAATGCGGAGGATGTATGGGGGACCGCTGTTCCCTACCTCGTAAGCACAGAGAGCAAAGGGGACCTAAATGACGAACAATATTTTTCAACAGTAACCTTATCACCTGAAGATTTTAAACGTGTAATTTCTGATTTTAGCCCAAATGCAGAATTTCCGAAGAACATTTCAGATTGGATAGGAAAAAGCCAATATACAACTGGAGGGAATATATCGACTATTAAAATATGCGGCGTTGATATTAAAGGTGTAAAAGTTCGCGAGCTATTTAATCTTAAATCTGCTACTTTTAATTTATACGTTAAGAATGGAAATTTCGTGTTTGATGTCCGAGGTTATGGCCACGGAGTGGGCATGAGCCAAAATGGTGCTGAATACATGGCCAAACAGGGAAAAACTTATACTGATATTATTAAATGGTATTATCATGGCTCTGAAATAATGGATTATTATACTGTTTCTGGTCAATCTGCATAATACTTATGTATAAAAAGAAAGCGCATGGCTATACTACTTTCAATAATACTTTTGAAAGGATCATGCGCTATGAAACAAAAAAGTTCGGACAGCAAGAAGCCGCTTAACGGTTTTTCCCGCTTTATCGGCGGAAAAGGGTTTTATATCGCCTTACTTTTATGTGCGGGCATTGTCGGAACAACAACATATTTGTCTGTAAAAAACTCATTTGATATTAATGAGCCCTATAGCCAAAGTAAAGATAACGCATCCGACGAGACAACACCAAAGGAAGAAACCATTCAGCCTACAGAAAAACCTGAAACCGACATAACAGCGCCGAGCCAAACAAAGGATTCAGCGCCGCAGGTAAAGACCGCAGAACCTAAAAAGGCTGAAAACCAAAATAATGCCGCCACAGCAAAAAGTGATACAAAGAAAACAACAACACCTAAAACAGAAACAACAGCAACATATTTTACAATGCCGGTTGAAGGTGAAATCGTAAAAGACTATTCTGGGGATGTGCTTGTATTCTCAAATACAATGCAGGACTACAGAACACACACCGGGGTAGATATTGGGGCAGCTGTTGGGACTCCGGTAAAAGCTTGCGCGGAAGGACAGATAATAAATATTTATAATGATGAATTGGGCGGGACTACGGTCGTTATACAGCATAAGGATAATATTGTAAGCCGTTATTCTAATCTTTCTCCTGATTTGCCGGCAGGAGTAGCTGTTGGAGAACAGGTTGCAGGAGGAGATACAATAGGCGCAGTTGGTCAAAGCATGCTTTCCGAAGTATCCGAAGCGTCGCATCTGCACTTTGAAATGCTAAAAAATGACGAATATATTGATCCTATTAAAAAGCTTAAGAGTTAACTCCTCCCTAAATTAAAAAAGAAGCAAGGTAAAAAAACTTTGCTTCTTTTTCGTTAAAAAATACAATGATTTCATTTGACAAGTGCAGATTTTTATGCTAACATATCTAATGCAACTTTAAACGGAGAGATGTCCGAGTGGTTTATGGAGCTGGTCTTGAAAACCAGTGACTCGAAAGAGCCGGGGGTTCGAATCCCTCTCTCTCCGCCATCTTCTTTTTTAATTTAATAGTTATTTTTTATTCGGAGAAGTACTCAAGTTGGCCGAAGAGGCGCCCCTGCTAAGGGTGTAGGTCGGGAAACCGGCGCGCGGGTTCAAATCCCGCCTTCTCCGCCAGAAAAAGCCCTGTAGCCATGCGGCATACGGGGTTTTTGTTTTTATAATACCACACTTAATATATTAATTATGTGATAGAAGCTATAGGGCTGCGGATTTCCGCAGCCCCGTGTTTTATGCCATAGTTCTATTAGGTATTGTAAAGATGGTAAACTATTAGGAGTATTGCTTGATCTCTTCAATGCATTTTTGGCAGATGTACTTTCCGTGAACTTCTTTGAGATTCTCTTCGCTGGCGCATACCATACAGCTGTCCTCATAAAGATCCAAAACCAACTGGGTTCCATCACGGCTGATCGAAATTTTCGTCTTGTTGTCCCACCCTAAAGCATTTCTCATTTCAATTGGGATAGTAATACGACCAAGCTCGTCCATTCTTCTTACTGCATCCGTTTTCATTGTCATCACTCCAATACAATTAATTCGTATTAATTATTTCGTATAATACATCTAATGCCAATACTACGTATCTATTGTATAGTAATATTTTTGTAAAAGAGATGGGGTGTGATATGAAACCTTTGAATGTTTTAATACGCGAAATACGTGAGGATAGAGATCTTACTCAGACCCAAGTTGCAAAAGCGCTAGGTATTGCTCAGCAATATTATTCAAAATATGAAACCGGAGAATATGAACTTCCCATCAGGCACCTTATAGGACTAGCTCAGCTTTATAATCTTAATACAGACTATATTTTAGGGCTTACGAAATATCGATATCCAATTGATAAATTAAACGAGCCCTTTCTAAATGAAATGCCTATATCAAAGATGTTGTCTGGGCTGATTTCTCTCAATTTAGACGGAAGAAAATCTTTGATAGAATACCTTGAG
The Bacillota bacterium DNA segment above includes these coding regions:
- the spoIID gene encoding stage II sporulation protein D, which produces MGFTKQFLAIAATSLISAMVLPALIVGLSPSTAAETMAPTVQEVKKTDSENNSQNTPKTDAQDTQKANTQTTQDKTNNNASTAPSTKITVYFHETGEVKTVDLEEYLVGVLAAEVPPTFEMEALKAQAVAARTYILYKKNFGGDAVKAAHKGADVCDDYKHCKAYISVDKAREKWGDHAEEYLKRIGTAVSDTRGMVAVYQNKIINAVFHAASSGRTENAEDVWGTAVPYLVSTESKGDLNDEQYFSTVTLSPEDFKRVISDFSPNAEFPKNISDWIGKSQYTTGGNISTIKICGVDIKGVKVRELFNLKSATFNLYVKNGNFVFDVRGYGHGVGMSQNGAEYMAKQGKTYTDIIKWYYHGSEIMDYYTVSGQSA
- a CDS encoding M23 family metallopeptidase, with the protein product MKQKSSDSKKPLNGFSRFIGGKGFYIALLLCAGIVGTTTYLSVKNSFDINEPYSQSKDNASDETTPKEETIQPTEKPETDITAPSQTKDSAPQVKTAEPKKAENQNNAATAKSDTKKTTTPKTETTATYFTMPVEGEIVKDYSGDVLVFSNTMQDYRTHTGVDIGAAVGTPVKACAEGQIINIYNDELGGTTVVIQHKDNIVSRYSNLSPDLPAGVAVGEQVAGGDTIGAVGQSMLSEVSEASHLHFEMLKNDEYIDPIKKLKS
- a CDS encoding AbrB/MazE/SpoVT family DNA-binding domain-containing protein, whose amino-acid sequence is MKTDAVRRMDELGRITIPIEMRNALGWDNKTKISISRDGTQLVLDLYEDSCMVCASEENLKEVHGKYICQKCIEEIKQYS
- a CDS encoding helix-turn-helix transcriptional regulator translates to MKPLNVLIREIREDRDLTQTQVAKALGIAQQYYSKYETGEYELPIRHLIGLAQLYNLNTDYILGLTKYRYPIDKLNEPFLNEMPISKMLSGLISLNLDGRKSLIEYLE